In a genomic window of Bradyrhizobium sp. LLZ17:
- a CDS encoding MAPEG family protein, protein MTRELFWLTMTVILTGILWIPYTINRCQVRGLGGAMANPSRGDKPQAEWANRLMFAHDNAVENLVLFAPLVLILNAIDYSTKWTVLACVVYFWARVAHLIVYALGIPVFRTVAFTVGFLAQAVLALAIFKVF, encoded by the coding sequence ATGACGCGCGAATTGTTCTGGCTGACAATGACGGTGATCCTGACCGGGATTCTCTGGATTCCCTACACCATCAATCGCTGCCAGGTGCGCGGTCTCGGTGGCGCGATGGCCAATCCCTCGCGCGGCGACAAGCCGCAGGCGGAGTGGGCGAACCGCCTGATGTTCGCGCATGACAACGCGGTCGAGAACCTGGTCCTGTTCGCGCCGCTGGTGCTGATCCTGAACGCGATCGATTATTCGACGAAATGGACGGTGCTGGCATGCGTCGTCTACTTCTGGGCTCGCGTCGCGCATCTGATCGTCTATGCCCTCGGGATCCCGGTGTTCCGGACGGTCGCCTTCACGGTGGGCTTCCTGGCGCAGGCTGTGCTGGCGCTGGCGATTTTCAAGGTGTTCTAG
- a CDS encoding FAD-dependent oxidoreductase → MDGTTSDHPATRSIKVRCCVVGGGPAGMMLGYLLGRAGIDVVVLEKHADFFRDFRGDTVHPSTLQVMDELGFIDAFLKLPHQQLQKMEGLFGGTHVRLADLSRLRTKYPFIAFMPQWDFLNFLREAGRRFASLKVMMSTEAVDLIRRGDTITGVRAKTPDGTIDIEADLTVACDGRHSLLRERAGLAVEEIGAPMDVLWFRAGRTPDQTENLFARVEPGRMMVTFDRGDYWQCAYVIAKGQYDAVKARGLQALLDDIVRMAPVLKGGIADVKSFDDVKLLTVAINRLTRWTRPGLLCIGDAAHAMSPVGGVGVNLAVQDAVATANLLAARLTRGCPSDDELDAVRRRREFPVKMTQRMQVIVQNNIISGALRGGDRPLKVPLLLRLISALPWLQGITARFIALGVRPEHVHSKAAPGGVAEIRQG, encoded by the coding sequence ATGGATGGAACCACGTCAGATCACCCCGCAACCCGCTCCATCAAAGTCCGCTGCTGCGTCGTCGGCGGCGGCCCTGCCGGCATGATGCTCGGCTATCTCCTGGGGCGTGCCGGTATCGACGTTGTGGTGCTGGAGAAGCACGCGGATTTTTTCCGCGACTTTCGCGGCGACACCGTGCATCCCTCGACGCTCCAGGTGATGGACGAGCTCGGCTTCATCGACGCGTTTCTCAAGCTGCCGCATCAGCAGCTGCAGAAGATGGAGGGCCTGTTTGGCGGCACGCATGTGCGGCTCGCCGACCTCAGCCGGCTGCGCACCAAATATCCTTTCATCGCCTTCATGCCGCAATGGGATTTTCTGAATTTCCTGCGCGAGGCCGGCCGCCGCTTCGCCTCGCTCAAGGTGATGATGAGCACGGAGGCGGTCGACCTGATCCGCCGCGGCGACACCATCACCGGCGTGCGCGCAAAGACGCCGGACGGCACGATCGACATCGAGGCCGATCTTACCGTCGCGTGCGACGGCCGGCATTCGCTGCTGCGCGAGCGCGCCGGCCTCGCGGTCGAGGAGATCGGCGCGCCGATGGACGTGCTGTGGTTCCGTGCGGGCCGAACGCCCGACCAGACCGAAAACCTGTTCGCGCGGGTCGAGCCCGGCAGGATGATGGTCACCTTCGACCGTGGTGATTATTGGCAATGCGCCTATGTCATCGCCAAGGGGCAATACGATGCGGTGAAGGCGAGGGGATTGCAGGCGCTGCTCGACGACATCGTGCGCATGGCGCCGGTCCTCAAGGGCGGAATTGCCGACGTGAAAAGCTTTGACGACGTCAAGCTGCTCACCGTTGCCATCAACCGCCTGACGCGCTGGACGCGGCCGGGCCTGCTCTGCATCGGCGATGCCGCGCATGCGATGTCGCCGGTCGGCGGCGTCGGCGTCAATCTCGCCGTGCAGGATGCGGTTGCGACGGCAAACCTGCTGGCTGCGCGACTGACGCGGGGCTGTCCATCCGATGACGAACTCGATGCCGTGCGGCGCCGCCGCGAGTTTCCGGTGAAGATGACGCAGCGAATGCAGGTGATCGTGCAGAACAATATCATCAGCGGCGCGCTGCGAGGCGGCGACCGGCCGCTGAAGGTGCCGCTGCTCTTGCGCCTCATCAGCGCGCTGCCGTGGCTTCAGGGCATCACGGCGCGCTTCATTGCGCTCGGCGTGCGGCCGGAGCACGTGCATTCGAAAGCGGCGCCGGGCGGTGTCGCGGAAATTCGTCAAGGATAA
- the argC gene encoding N-acetyl-gamma-glutamyl-phosphate reductase, producing MNLSETSLSDTSLVDTKEGSKTGPAKKPASVFVDGGSGTTGLGINERLKLQSDVVVKTIADDKRKDPAAKKALMQEVDLVILCLPDDAAREAVALIDSMGASGPKVLDASTAYRVASDWAYGFPELTADQAGRIKAAKKVSNPGCYPTGAIALLRPIVDAGLLPPDYPVTVNAVSGYSGGGKSMIASYEEGRAPAFELYGLGFEHKHLPEMQLYSNLTRRPIFIPSVGNYRQGMLVSVPLQLDTLPGKPSGADLQAALAKRYAGSKYVSVMPLQNEATKGGKLEPEALNETNMLELYVFASDKHHQAVLVARLDNLGKGASGAAVQNMRLMLGLDA from the coding sequence ATGAATCTTTCTGAAACCAGCCTTTCTGACACCAGCCTCGTCGACACGAAGGAAGGCTCGAAAACGGGCCCTGCGAAAAAGCCCGCATCCGTCTTCGTCGACGGCGGCTCCGGCACCACCGGGCTCGGCATCAACGAGCGGCTGAAGCTCCAGAGCGATGTCGTGGTCAAGACGATTGCCGACGACAAGCGCAAGGACCCCGCGGCCAAGAAGGCGCTGATGCAGGAGGTGGATCTCGTCATCCTGTGCCTGCCGGACGATGCGGCCCGCGAAGCGGTCGCGCTGATCGACAGCATGGGCGCGTCGGGGCCGAAGGTGCTGGACGCCTCCACCGCGTACCGGGTCGCGTCTGATTGGGCCTACGGCTTTCCGGAGCTGACGGCAGACCAGGCCGGCAGGATCAAGGCCGCGAAGAAGGTCTCCAATCCCGGCTGCTATCCGACCGGCGCGATCGCGCTGCTGCGGCCGATCGTCGACGCGGGTCTGTTGCCGCCCGATTATCCCGTCACCGTCAACGCGGTGAGCGGCTATTCCGGCGGCGGCAAGTCGATGATCGCGAGCTATGAAGAGGGCCGCGCGCCGGCCTTCGAGCTTTACGGCCTCGGCTTCGAGCACAAGCATCTGCCGGAGATGCAGCTCTATTCGAACCTGACGCGGCGGCCGATCTTCATCCCGTCGGTCGGCAACTACCGGCAGGGCATGCTGGTCTCGGTCCCGCTCCAGCTCGACACACTGCCGGGAAAGCCCAGCGGTGCAGATCTCCAGGCCGCATTGGCCAAGCGCTATGCCGGCTCAAAATACGTCTCGGTGATGCCGCTTCAGAACGAAGCGACCAAGGGCGGCAAGCTCGAGCCGGAGGCGCTCAACGAAACCAACATGCTCGAGCTCTATGTCTTCGCCAGCGACAAACATCACCAGGCGGTGCTGGTCGCGCGGCTCGACAATCTCGGCAAGGGCGCCTCGGGCGCAGCCGTTCAGAATATGCGGCTGATGCTGGGCCTTGACGCCTGA
- a CDS encoding PHA/PHB synthase family protein → MSTATTDTPGSETKFDANAFAMNVARAMEGGGKALAAYLKPRESGEVQDRPSAELAEVVKAFTSVAEYWLSDSSRASEVQTKLAKDYLDLWGSAARRMAGQDAQPAIAPSPRDKRFADPEWKSNQFFDFMMQLYLLTTRWAQELVRDAELDPQTRRKAEFYVQQVANALSPSNFVLTNPEVLRATVASSGENLARGLTMLAEDIAAGKGMLKIRQSNPDNLVVGVNMATTPGKVIYQNEMMQLIQYAPTTEKVLRTPLLIVPPWINKFYILDLKPEKSYIKWCVDQGITVFVISWVNPDKRLGAKTWEDYMKEGVLTAMDVIERATGELKVHTAGYCVGGTMLATTLAWLAEKRRQRVTSATFFAAQVDFTHAGDLLVFVDEDQITALEQDMKASGVLEGSKMAMAFNMLRSNDLIWSYVVSNYLKGQQPSAFDLLHWNSDATRMTASNHSYYLRNCYLENRLSTGTMVLDNTLLDLSKVKVPVYNLATREDHIAPAESVLYGSQFFGGPVKYVLSGSGHIAGVVNPPASNKYQYWTNDNVKNVTVAEWMKGAVEHKGSWWPDWREWLGGLDPEEVPARKVGSEALPPIEDAPGSYVRVRA, encoded by the coding sequence ATGAGTACAGCCACGACCGACACGCCCGGATCCGAGACGAAGTTCGATGCAAACGCCTTCGCGATGAATGTCGCGCGCGCGATGGAAGGCGGCGGCAAGGCGCTTGCCGCCTACCTGAAGCCGCGCGAAAGCGGCGAGGTGCAGGACCGACCGTCGGCGGAGCTCGCCGAAGTGGTCAAAGCCTTCACGTCGGTCGCCGAATACTGGCTGTCGGACTCCTCGCGCGCCTCCGAGGTCCAGACCAAGCTTGCCAAGGACTATCTCGACCTCTGGGGCTCTGCGGCGCGGCGCATGGCCGGCCAGGATGCGCAGCCCGCGATTGCGCCGTCGCCGCGCGACAAGCGCTTTGCCGATCCGGAATGGAAATCGAACCAGTTCTTCGATTTCATGATGCAGCTCTATCTGCTCACGACCAGATGGGCGCAGGAGCTGGTGCGCGACGCCGAGCTTGATCCGCAGACCCGCCGCAAGGCGGAGTTCTACGTCCAGCAGGTCGCCAACGCGCTGTCGCCGTCGAACTTCGTGCTGACCAATCCCGAGGTGCTGCGCGCAACCGTCGCAAGCAGCGGCGAAAATCTCGCGCGCGGTCTGACCATGCTGGCCGAGGACATCGCCGCCGGCAAGGGCATGCTGAAGATCCGCCAGTCCAATCCGGACAACCTCGTCGTCGGCGTCAACATGGCGACCACGCCGGGCAAGGTGATCTACCAGAACGAGATGATGCAGCTGATCCAGTACGCGCCGACGACGGAGAAGGTGCTGCGCACGCCCCTCCTCATCGTGCCGCCCTGGATCAACAAGTTCTACATCCTCGATCTCAAGCCGGAGAAATCCTACATCAAGTGGTGCGTCGACCAGGGCATCACCGTGTTCGTGATCTCGTGGGTCAATCCCGACAAGCGGCTCGGAGCCAAGACCTGGGAAGACTACATGAAGGAAGGCGTTCTGACGGCGATGGACGTCATCGAGCGCGCGACCGGCGAGTTGAAGGTGCACACGGCCGGCTATTGCGTCGGCGGCACGATGCTCGCGACCACGCTGGCCTGGCTCGCCGAGAAGCGCCGCCAGCGGGTGACCTCGGCGACGTTCTTTGCAGCGCAGGTCGACTTCACCCATGCCGGCGATCTCCTCGTCTTCGTCGACGAGGATCAGATCACAGCGCTCGAGCAGGACATGAAGGCATCCGGCGTGCTCGAAGGCTCCAAGATGGCGATGGCCTTCAACATGCTGCGCTCCAACGATCTGATCTGGTCCTATGTCGTCAGCAACTATCTGAAAGGCCAGCAGCCGAGCGCGTTCGACCTGTTGCACTGGAATTCGGATGCGACCCGCATGACCGCGTCGAACCATTCCTATTATTTGCGCAACTGCTATCTGGAGAACCGGCTGTCCACGGGCACCATGGTGCTCGACAACACCCTGCTCGACCTCTCCAAGGTCAAGGTGCCCGTTTACAATCTCGCCACCCGCGAGGACCACATCGCGCCGGCCGAGTCGGTGCTTTACGGCTCGCAGTTCTTCGGCGGCCCGGTGAAATATGTGCTGTCCGGCTCGGGCCACATCGCCGGCGTGGTCAATCCGCCGGCGTCGAACAAATACCAGTACTGGACCAACGACAACGTCAAGAACGTCACCGTAGCCGAGTGGATGAAGGGTGCCGTCGAGCACAAGGGCTCGTGGTGGCCGGACTGGCGCGAATGGCTGGGCGGGCTCGATCCGGAGGAAGTCCCGGCGCGCAAGGTCGGCAGCGAGGCGCTGCCTCCGATCGAGGACGCGCCCGGCAGCTATGTCAGGGTGCGCGCGTAG
- a CDS encoding SDR family NAD(P)-dependent oxidoreductase, which yields MTSSRFDLRGKVAIVTGGNGGIGLGLAHGLADAGADIAVVGRNEAKSTTAIADLKQRGVRAIAVTTDVTDKAAVATMVERVVRDLGRIDILVNNAGMSIRKPPHELELDEWNKVIATNLTSAFLCSKAAYPALKASGNGKVINIGSMMSIFGASFATAYAASKGGIVQYTRACANAWAPDNIQVNAILPGWIDTELTRGARQQVSGLHERVLARTPAGRWGDIDDFAGIAVFLASPASAFVTGTAIPVDGGFSVMA from the coding sequence ATGACATCCAGTCGGTTCGATCTCCGCGGCAAGGTCGCGATCGTCACGGGAGGCAATGGCGGCATCGGGCTTGGCCTGGCCCACGGGCTTGCCGACGCCGGTGCCGACATCGCCGTGGTCGGCCGCAACGAAGCCAAATCGACCACTGCAATTGCCGATCTCAAACAGCGCGGCGTGAGGGCGATTGCCGTCACCACGGACGTGACCGACAAGGCGGCCGTCGCCACCATGGTCGAGCGCGTGGTCCGGGATCTCGGCCGCATCGACATCCTCGTCAACAACGCCGGCATGAGCATCCGCAAGCCGCCGCACGAGCTCGAGCTCGACGAATGGAACAAGGTCATCGCAACCAATCTCACCAGCGCCTTTCTGTGCTCGAAGGCCGCCTACCCCGCGCTCAAGGCGTCCGGCAACGGCAAGGTGATCAATATCGGCTCGATGATGTCGATCTTCGGCGCGAGCTTCGCGACGGCTTATGCGGCGAGCAAGGGCGGCATCGTGCAGTATACGCGCGCCTGCGCCAATGCGTGGGCGCCGGACAACATCCAGGTCAATGCCATCCTGCCGGGTTGGATCGACACTGAGCTGACGCGCGGCGCGCGGCAGCAGGTCTCGGGATTGCACGAGCGGGTTCTGGCACGCACGCCTGCGGGGCGCTGGGGCGACATCGACGACTTTGCCGGCATCGCGGTGTTCCTCGCCTCGCCCGCATCGGCCTTCGTCACGGGCACCGCAATCCCCGTCGATGGCGGGTTCTCGGTGATGGCATGA
- a CDS encoding DedA family protein — MEQYAHALADFVRLHQAWAAPIVFLLAFGESLAFISLLIPAWGALVAIGALIGASGISFYPVWIAGGIGAALGDWVSYWFGYRYKEQVAQMWPLSRYPELLPKGEAFVKSWGVPSIFIGRFFGPLRASVPLAAGIFEMPYWSFQTANFISALVWSAALLLFGDVIATIMEWIWRVV, encoded by the coding sequence ATGGAGCAGTATGCGCACGCACTGGCCGACTTCGTGCGCCTTCACCAGGCTTGGGCGGCTCCGATCGTGTTCCTGCTGGCCTTCGGCGAGTCGCTCGCCTTCATTTCGCTGCTGATCCCGGCCTGGGGCGCGCTGGTCGCGATCGGTGCCCTGATCGGGGCGAGCGGCATCAGCTTCTACCCGGTCTGGATCGCCGGCGGCATTGGCGCCGCTCTCGGGGACTGGGTCTCCTATTGGTTCGGCTACCGCTACAAGGAGCAGGTCGCACAGATGTGGCCGCTCTCGCGCTATCCGGAACTGCTGCCCAAGGGCGAGGCCTTCGTGAAAAGCTGGGGCGTGCCCAGCATCTTCATCGGCCGCTTCTTCGGCCCCTTGCGCGCCTCCGTGCCGCTCGCCGCCGGCATTTTCGAGATGCCCTATTGGAGCTTCCAGACCGCCAATTTCATTTCGGCCCTGGTCTGGTCGGCGGCGCTGCTGCTGTTCGGCGACGTGATCGCAACGATCATGGAATGGATCTGGCGGGTGGTGTGA
- a CDS encoding outer membrane protein, with protein sequence MRNKLIAAFACATALVSAGAASAADLGARPYTKAPAYIEPLFNWTGFYVGGHIGGAWTNEQFINNGVGAPFGDLTSGQGYRQRGTGLMGGAQIGYNWQANNYVFGMEGTISGLDNKGTVVNTAFAPGGNVFDWRANVLATVVGRAGFAVQNNLFYIKGGYAGVNNRLNVTDTVGAATGSGGQTHWANGWTVGAGWEYGVTRNWIVGLEYNYAAFGSQTYQLGGTSGNYTFDAKPRDIQWAVVRASYKFDAPVIARY encoded by the coding sequence ATGCGTAACAAGTTGATTGCCGCCTTCGCCTGCGCGACCGCTCTGGTTTCGGCGGGCGCTGCTTCTGCCGCTGATCTCGGCGCGCGGCCGTACACCAAGGCACCGGCCTATATCGAGCCGCTGTTCAACTGGACCGGCTTCTATGTCGGCGGCCACATCGGCGGCGCCTGGACCAACGAGCAATTCATCAACAACGGGGTCGGCGCGCCGTTCGGCGATCTGACGTCGGGGCAGGGCTATCGTCAGCGCGGGACGGGCCTCATGGGCGGCGCCCAGATCGGCTACAACTGGCAGGCCAACAACTATGTGTTCGGCATGGAAGGCACGATCTCGGGCCTCGACAACAAGGGCACGGTCGTGAACACAGCATTTGCTCCGGGCGGCAACGTCTTTGATTGGCGCGCGAACGTGCTTGCGACCGTCGTCGGCCGCGCCGGCTTCGCCGTGCAGAACAATCTGTTTTACATCAAGGGCGGCTATGCCGGCGTGAACAACCGTCTCAACGTGACAGATACGGTCGGTGCGGCCACGGGTTCGGGCGGTCAGACCCACTGGGCCAACGGCTGGACCGTCGGCGCGGGCTGGGAATACGGCGTCACCCGCAACTGGATCGTCGGCCTCGAATACAACTACGCCGCCTTCGGCAGCCAGACCTATCAGCTTGGCGGGACCTCGGGTAACTACACCTTCGACGCCAAGCCGCGCGACATCCAGTGGGCCGTCGTGCGCGCGAGCTACAAGTTCGACGCGCCGGTCATCGCGCGCTACTGA
- a CDS encoding outer membrane protein, with product MKKILLALTAAAAMTGSASAADLAARPYVKAPMAAPVANWTGFYIFGGAGGGISASDQSILATPTGTPLTITQRQGGSGWFGTVGLGYDWQFSGTWVAGVFADGQFGSIRSTVQDPLLGLTGSQKLEDSWAAGVRLGWLVAPNVLSYVNGGYSGAHFGSTSFTNLAGTPAGVHLAGYNRNGWFVGGGVENNLNIFGITAPGWFMKTEYRSAFYGAKTRDELSDATNLPTGIDSIRANSWNQTISTSLVYRFNWTGPVVAKY from the coding sequence ATGAAGAAGATTTTGCTGGCTCTGACCGCGGCGGCGGCGATGACCGGTTCGGCCTCGGCGGCTGATCTCGCGGCGCGCCCCTATGTGAAGGCTCCGATGGCGGCTCCGGTTGCCAACTGGACCGGCTTCTACATCTTCGGTGGCGCTGGCGGCGGCATTTCGGCCTCTGACCAGAGCATCCTCGCGACCCCGACCGGCACGCCGCTGACGATCACGCAGCGTCAGGGTGGCTCGGGCTGGTTCGGCACCGTCGGTCTCGGCTACGACTGGCAGTTCAGCGGCACCTGGGTCGCCGGCGTGTTCGCTGACGGCCAGTTCGGCAGCATCCGCTCAACCGTTCAGGATCCTCTGCTCGGCCTCACGGGCAGCCAGAAGCTGGAAGATTCCTGGGCCGCCGGCGTGCGCCTCGGCTGGCTGGTCGCTCCGAACGTCCTTTCCTACGTCAACGGCGGTTACTCGGGCGCTCACTTCGGCAGCACCAGCTTCACCAACCTGGCTGGCACTCCCGCTGGTGTCCATCTCGCCGGCTACAATCGCAACGGCTGGTTCGTCGGCGGCGGTGTCGAGAACAACCTGAACATCTTCGGCATCACTGCGCCGGGCTGGTTCATGAAAACCGAATACCGTTCGGCCTTCTACGGCGCGAAGACCCGGGACGAACTGTCCGACGCGACCAACCTGCCGACAGGTATCGACAGCATCCGTGCCAACTCCTGGAACCAGACGATCTCGACCTCGCTGGTTTACCGCTTCAACTGGACCGGCCCGGTCGTCGCGAAGTACTGA
- the argC gene encoding N-acetyl-gamma-glutamyl-phosphate reductase, translating into MSSKKIGTLGASGYTGADAVRLLARHPNAEIIALTANTHAGKSMGDVFPHFFMLNLPKLVEWEKVDWSKLDAVFCGLPHGTTQEIIAAVLKANPEIKVLDMSADFRLRDKNTYAQWYGHEHRALELQGEAVYGLTEFYREKIASARLVACPGCYPTAALLALVPLAKAKLIDIDDIVIDAKSGVTGAGRGLKQNTLFSEAGEGLSPYSVGTHRHAPEIEQEIGVAAGSAVTINFTPHLIPMARGELCTSYVRLNGATPDDLRAALEKAYANEPFVHVARKGVLPQTQNVRGSNYVQVGVIADRIKNRAIVISTLDNLVKGSAGQAIQNMNLMFGLPETAGLEQIALFP; encoded by the coding sequence ATGAGCTCGAAGAAGATCGGCACTCTCGGCGCCTCCGGTTACACCGGGGCCGATGCGGTGCGCCTGCTGGCGCGGCATCCGAACGCCGAGATCATCGCGCTCACCGCCAACACCCACGCCGGCAAGTCGATGGGCGACGTGTTTCCGCATTTCTTCATGCTGAACCTGCCGAAACTCGTGGAATGGGAAAAGGTCGACTGGAGCAAGCTCGATGCGGTGTTCTGCGGGCTGCCGCACGGCACCACGCAGGAAATCATTGCCGCGGTCCTCAAGGCAAATCCGGAGATCAAGGTCCTCGACATGTCCGCCGACTTCAGGCTGCGGGACAAGAACACCTACGCGCAATGGTACGGCCATGAGCACCGGGCGCTCGAACTGCAGGGCGAAGCGGTCTATGGCCTGACCGAATTCTATCGCGAGAAGATCGCGTCGGCGCGGCTGGTCGCCTGTCCCGGCTGCTATCCCACGGCGGCGCTGCTCGCGCTGGTGCCGCTTGCGAAAGCCAAATTGATCGACATCGACGACATCGTCATCGACGCCAAATCAGGCGTCACCGGCGCCGGCCGCGGGCTGAAACAGAACACGTTGTTCAGCGAGGCGGGCGAGGGGCTGTCGCCCTATTCGGTCGGCACCCACCGGCACGCGCCGGAGATCGAGCAGGAGATCGGCGTCGCCGCCGGTTCCGCGGTGACGATCAACTTCACGCCGCATCTTATTCCAATGGCGCGCGGCGAACTCTGCACGTCCTATGTCAGGCTCAACGGCGCGACGCCGGACGATTTGCGGGCCGCACTCGAGAAAGCCTACGCGAACGAGCCCTTCGTGCATGTGGCCAGGAAGGGCGTGCTGCCGCAGACCCAGAACGTGCGCGGCTCCAACTATGTGCAGGTCGGCGTCATCGCCGACCGGATCAAGAATCGGGCGATCGTGATTTCCACCCTCGACAATCTGGTGAAGGGCTCGGCCGGTCAGGCAATCCAGAACATGAACCTGATGTTCGGGCTGCCCGAGACCGCTGGACTGGAGCAGATCGCGCTGTTTCCCTGA
- a CDS encoding outer membrane protein: MTMKKLLLTTTAIALIGGSASAADLAPRPYVKAPAPAAVASWTGFYVFGGGGSGLWSADSNLVSDGTIGFFGPPGAPFTRDQRLGGRGWFGTVGAGYDFQFANRWVAGVFADGQFGDISGSMSDSFFGMEGREKLRTSYAAGARLGYLVAPNVLSYVNAGYTGSEWSGASLSTLSAFPGTSTAALATTSSFRRNGFFVGGGVENNLSLFGISAPGWFMKTEYRSAFYDRTTLAETCTAAGEAATVCGPAGSSLGTAITFKPWVQTISTSLVYRFNDKGMPATADASPRLYTKSPAPAAGPSWTGVYVFGGAGDGLWSAESNVETNAILGGPITPFTRDQRQGGSGWFGTVGLGYDWQFSSNWVAGAFADGQFGDIHGSLNETFMANSEGTEKLRTSYAAGLRLGYLAAPNVLSYVNAGYTGSEWSGNTLSSLRLPGVAFYTTPSFHRDGWFVGGGVENSLDIFGIAAPGWFMKTEYRSAYYDRASLPMTLTPAFGGTPTGLSVTFKPWVQTVSTSLVYRFNAGPVVAKY, encoded by the coding sequence ATGACAATGAAGAAGCTGCTGCTCACGACGACGGCAATCGCCCTGATCGGCGGCTCGGCATCCGCCGCCGATCTCGCGCCCAGACCGTATGTCAAAGCCCCTGCTCCGGCTGCGGTCGCGAGCTGGACCGGCTTCTACGTCTTCGGCGGCGGCGGCAGCGGTCTGTGGAGCGCCGACAGCAATCTCGTCAGCGACGGAACAATCGGCTTCTTCGGACCGCCTGGCGCGCCGTTCACGCGCGACCAGCGGCTGGGCGGCAGGGGCTGGTTCGGCACGGTCGGCGCCGGCTACGATTTCCAGTTCGCCAACCGCTGGGTTGCCGGCGTCTTCGCGGACGGACAGTTCGGCGACATCAGCGGCTCCATGTCGGACTCATTTTTCGGCATGGAGGGACGCGAAAAGCTCCGCACGAGCTACGCCGCAGGCGCAAGGCTCGGCTACCTGGTCGCTCCGAACGTGCTGTCCTACGTGAACGCCGGCTATACGGGCTCCGAATGGTCCGGCGCCAGCCTGTCCACGCTTTCCGCGTTCCCTGGCACGTCGACTGCGGCGCTCGCCACCACTTCGTCTTTCCGTCGCAATGGCTTCTTCGTTGGCGGTGGCGTCGAGAACAATCTCAGCTTGTTCGGCATCAGCGCGCCAGGCTGGTTCATGAAGACCGAATATCGGTCCGCGTTCTACGACCGCACCACCTTGGCCGAGACCTGCACGGCCGCCGGCGAGGCGGCGACTGTATGTGGCCCTGCCGGCTCGTCGCTTGGCACCGCCATCACTTTCAAGCCTTGGGTACAGACCATCAGCACTTCGCTGGTCTACCGGTTCAACGACAAGGGCATGCCCGCGACTGCGGATGCCTCTCCGCGCCTCTACACCAAGTCTCCCGCGCCTGCCGCAGGACCAAGCTGGACCGGCGTCTACGTCTTCGGCGGCGCCGGCGACGGGCTTTGGAGCGCGGAGAGCAACGTCGAGACCAACGCGATCCTAGGCGGTCCCATTACGCCCTTCACGCGCGACCAACGCCAGGGAGGCAGCGGCTGGTTCGGAACCGTTGGTCTCGGATACGACTGGCAATTCAGCAGCAATTGGGTTGCCGGTGCTTTCGCTGACGGACAATTCGGGGATATTCACGGTTCGCTCAACGAAACGTTCATGGCCAATTCGGAGGGGACGGAAAAGCTTCGCACCAGCTACGCAGCCGGCCTGCGGCTCGGATATCTCGCCGCGCCCAACGTCTTGTCCTATGTCAATGCGGGCTACACGGGCTCCGAATGGTCCGGCAACACTCTCAGTTCCCTCCGTCTGCCCGGCGTCGCGTTTTACACAACGCCATCCTTCCATCGCGATGGCTGGTTCGTCGGCGGCGGCGTCGAGAACAGCCTAGACATCTTTGGCATCGCTGCCCCCGGCTGGTTCATGAAGACCGAATACCGCAGCGCTTACTATGATCGCGCGTCACTGCCCATGACACTCACGCCTGCCTTTGGCGGCACGCCGACCGGCCTGTCGGTCACCTTCAAGCCTTGGGTGCAGACCGTCAGCACGTCTCTGGTCTATCGCTTCAATGCAGGCCCGGTGGTCGCGAAATACTGA